In one window of Skermanella rosea DNA:
- the hpnE gene encoding hydroxysqualene dehydroxylase HpnE, which yields MTTVHVVGAGMAGLAAAVSLVGDRGGNGRRVILYEAAGQAGGRCRSLHDPVLDRTIDNGNHLLLGGNRAVFALLDRIGARDRLVAAADPAEFPFLDLGTGDRWALRPNGGPLPWWMLVPGRRVPGTRLRDYLALLKLLRAGRDATVADCLDPGSVLYRRLWEPLAVAALNIAPERGSARLMGAVVAETFLRGGAACRPFIAARGLSDTFVDPALAYLEARGGDLRLKARLRRLVTEDGRVTALEFAGETVELRPGDAVVLALPPAGAAELLPGLAVPEAHTAILNAHYRLDRPAVLPGGRIFLGLIGGTAEWLFARDDVVSVTVSAADRLIDRPADDLAALLWRDVASACGFGPAMPPARIIKEKRATFRQTPADSERRPGPLTDLSNLSLAGDWTATGLPATIEGAIRSGNKAAAAVLDSGSVERPARTAMQASQRRPLDISQRA from the coding sequence ATGACTACCGTCCACGTCGTCGGCGCCGGCATGGCCGGCCTTGCCGCCGCCGTCTCCTTGGTTGGCGACCGGGGCGGCAACGGGCGCCGGGTTATCCTGTACGAGGCGGCCGGACAGGCCGGGGGTCGCTGCCGGTCCCTGCACGACCCCGTGCTGGATCGGACGATCGACAACGGCAATCACCTGCTGCTGGGCGGAAACCGGGCGGTATTCGCGCTGCTCGACCGGATCGGCGCCCGCGACCGGCTGGTCGCCGCCGCGGATCCGGCGGAGTTCCCGTTCCTCGATCTCGGCACGGGAGACAGATGGGCCCTGCGGCCCAACGGCGGCCCCCTTCCCTGGTGGATGCTGGTACCGGGCCGCCGGGTTCCCGGTACGCGGCTGCGCGACTATCTGGCGCTGCTGAAGCTGCTGCGCGCGGGCCGGGACGCGACGGTGGCTGACTGCCTGGATCCGGGATCGGTGCTCTACCGGCGCCTGTGGGAACCGCTGGCGGTCGCCGCGCTGAACATCGCGCCGGAGCGGGGATCGGCACGCCTGATGGGCGCCGTCGTGGCCGAGACCTTCCTGCGCGGCGGGGCCGCCTGCCGGCCGTTCATCGCCGCGCGCGGCCTGTCCGACACCTTCGTCGATCCGGCGCTGGCCTACCTTGAGGCGCGGGGTGGCGACCTGAGGCTGAAGGCCCGGCTGCGGCGGCTCGTGACGGAGGACGGACGGGTCACGGCCCTGGAGTTCGCCGGCGAGACGGTGGAGCTGCGGCCCGGGGATGCCGTGGTGCTCGCCCTGCCGCCGGCCGGCGCCGCCGAGCTGCTGCCCGGATTGGCCGTGCCGGAGGCGCACACGGCCATCCTGAACGCCCATTACCGCCTGGACCGCCCCGCGGTCCTGCCGGGCGGCCGGATCTTCCTCGGCCTGATCGGCGGAACGGCGGAGTGGCTGTTCGCCCGCGACGACGTCGTATCGGTCACGGTCAGCGCCGCCGACCGGCTGATCGACCGCCCGGCGGACGATCTGGCAGCGTTGCTGTGGCGGGACGTGGCATCCGCCTGCGGCTTCGGTCCGGCAATGCCGCCCGCCCGGATCATCAAGGAGAAGCGGGCCACTTTCCGCCAGACCCCGGCCGACTCGGAACGCCGCCCGGGTCCCCTGACAGACCTGTCGAACCTGTCGCTGGCCGGGGACTGGACCGCGACGGGTCTTCCGGCGACCATAGAAGGGGCGATACGGTCAGGAAACAAGGCCGCCGCGGCGGTGTTAGACTCTGGATCGGTCGAAAGGCCGGCGCGGACCGCGATGCAGGCTTCACAACGGCGCCCGCTCGACATATCTCAACGGGCGTAG
- a CDS encoding superoxide dismutase: MAFELPPLPYAYDALDPYMSAQTLQFHHDKHHQAYVTTLNNLIKDTPLADKSLEEICKASYGDPSKQTIFNNAGQHWNHTLFWQMMKKGGGGAIPGELEAKIKEDLGGIDQFKEAFTQAGMTQFGSGWAWLVVDGGKLKVTKTPNGENPLVHGQTALLGCDVWEHSYYLDYQNRRADYLKAYLDNMVNWEFVAELYSKA, from the coding sequence ATGGCCTTTGAACTTCCCCCGCTGCCGTACGCGTACGATGCGCTGGATCCCTACATGTCGGCGCAGACGCTGCAGTTCCACCACGACAAGCATCATCAGGCCTACGTCACCACCCTCAACAACCTGATCAAGGACACCCCCCTGGCGGACAAGTCGCTTGAGGAGATCTGCAAGGCGTCCTACGGCGACCCGTCCAAGCAGACCATCTTCAACAATGCCGGCCAGCACTGGAACCACACGCTGTTCTGGCAGATGATGAAGAAGGGTGGCGGCGGCGCCATCCCGGGCGAGCTGGAAGCCAAGATCAAAGAAGATCTGGGCGGCATCGACCAGTTCAAGGAAGCCTTCACCCAGGCCGGCATGACACAGTTCGGCAGCGGCTGGGCATGGCTGGTGGTCGACGGCGGGAAGCTGAAGGTCACCAAGACCCCGAACGGCGAGAACCCCCTGGTCCACGGCCAGACCGCCCTGCTCGGCTGCGACGTGTGGGAGCACTCCTACTACCTGGATTACCAGAACCGGCGCGCCGATTACCTCAAGGCGTACCTGGACAACATGGTGAACTGGGAATTCGTCGCCGAACTGTACAGCAAGGCCTGA
- a CDS encoding Mth938-like domain-containing protein: MDVTPLIPADRQVIDAYGPGIFRVSGTLYEGPVLVFPDHTQQWEAGSFAELSVESFSVIRGAQPAVEILLLGSGPKMGLLPSKLRRELREAGIVVDVMETGAACRTYNVLLSEERRVAAALLPV; this comes from the coding sequence ATGGATGTGACGCCGCTGATTCCAGCAGACCGTCAGGTCATCGACGCCTATGGCCCAGGCATCTTCCGGGTCAGCGGAACCCTCTACGAGGGTCCGGTGCTGGTGTTTCCCGACCATACGCAGCAATGGGAAGCCGGCAGCTTCGCGGAGCTGTCGGTGGAAAGCTTCAGCGTGATCCGCGGCGCGCAGCCGGCGGTCGAGATCCTTCTGCTCGGTTCCGGCCCCAAGATGGGCCTGCTGCCGTCGAAGCTGCGACGCGAACTGCGCGAGGCCGGCATCGTCGTGGACGTGATGGAGACGGGGGCTGCGTGCCGCACCTACAACGTGCTCCTGTCCGAGGAACGCCGCGTCGCCGCGGCCCTCCTGCCGGTCTGA
- the secF gene encoding protein translocase subunit SecF: MRPIRFIPDNTQIDFIGRRMIAFAFSGLLVLGSIIVIAVQGLNFGIDFRGGILMEVRTEGPADIASMRNSLSGLGVGQATLQEFGGPRDVMIRIPHQEGGEAAQMAAIEQVRGALGPGVEYRRTEFVGPQVGDELIRAGILAVVLAIGGILAYVSFRFEWQFGVAAVAALTHDVIATVGLFALTQMEFSLSTVAAVLTVAGYSINDTVVVFDRVREDLRRHKSTDLPTLLNTAINQTLARTLITSGTTLLAVLALVLFGGEVIRGFSVALIWGIGIGTYSSVCVAVPLLLYLNIRRGRSGGAGRKDQAAAAGSA, encoded by the coding sequence ATGCGCCCGATACGTTTCATTCCCGACAACACGCAGATCGATTTCATTGGCCGCCGGATGATCGCCTTCGCCTTCTCCGGGCTGCTGGTCCTGGGCTCGATCATCGTCATCGCCGTCCAGGGGCTCAATTTCGGCATCGACTTCCGCGGCGGCATCCTGATGGAGGTCCGGACGGAGGGGCCGGCCGATATCGCTTCCATGCGGAACTCCCTGTCGGGCCTCGGCGTCGGGCAGGCGACCCTGCAGGAGTTCGGCGGCCCGCGGGACGTCATGATCCGCATTCCCCATCAGGAAGGCGGAGAGGCCGCCCAGATGGCGGCGATCGAGCAGGTGCGCGGTGCCCTCGGGCCGGGCGTCGAGTACCGCAGGACCGAGTTCGTCGGACCGCAGGTCGGCGACGAACTGATCCGGGCCGGCATCCTGGCGGTGGTCCTGGCGATCGGCGGCATCCTCGCCTATGTGTCGTTCCGATTCGAATGGCAGTTCGGCGTGGCAGCGGTCGCGGCGCTCACCCATGACGTGATCGCCACCGTCGGCCTGTTCGCGCTGACCCAGATGGAGTTCAGCCTCAGCACGGTCGCCGCGGTGCTGACGGTCGCGGGCTATTCCATCAACGACACGGTCGTCGTGTTCGACCGGGTCCGGGAGGATCTGCGCCGGCACAAGTCCACGGACCTTCCCACGCTGCTGAACACGGCGATCAACCAGACGCTTGCGCGCACGCTGATCACCAGCGGGACCACCCTGCTTGCAGTGCTGGCCCTGGTGCTGTTCGGCGGCGAGGTGATCCGCGGCTTCAGCGTCGCCCTGATCTGGGGCATCGGCATCGGGACGTACTCGTCGGTTTGCGTCGCCGTTCCGCTGCTGCTGTACCTCAACATCCGCCGCGGCCGGTCCGGCGGTGCGGGCAGGAAGGACCAGGCCGCCGCCGCGGGCAGCGCCTGA
- the secD gene encoding protein translocase subunit SecD produces MVHFAKWKIVLVILVCVLGVIYAAPNLLARSTVEEMGQGLPSWLPTRTINLGLDLQGGSHLLLEVEVDTVITERLNGLVDSARTALREARIGYTDLGVQDGAVTFAVRDPADRERAYQLARGLDSDLAVEAGEGGRISARLTEAAVEARKRSAVDQSIEIIRRRIDETGTREPTIQRQGEDRILVQLPGLQDPERVKRLIGQTAKLNFRFVDQSVSAADAAARRLPAGTELLPSAEVPGQTYVVNRRVIVGGDTLVDAQPSFQNGEPVVSFKFDSVGARRFGDATRDNVGRPFAIVLDEKVISAPVIREPILGGSGVISGNFTVQAAQDLALLLRAGALPAPLTILEERTVGPGLGADSIEAGKIASLLGLVLVVVFMGASYGLFGLMANVALMFNIALIFAALSILQATLTLPGIAGIVLTIGMAVDANVLIFERIREEMLNGRSPVAAIDAGYSRALTTIIDSNLTTLIAALLLFSLGSGPVKGFAVTLAIGILTSMFTAVMVTRLMVVTWLRRTRPRAIPI; encoded by the coding sequence ATGGTTCATTTCGCCAAGTGGAAGATCGTCCTGGTCATCCTTGTCTGTGTTCTGGGGGTGATCTACGCAGCTCCAAACCTGCTCGCACGATCGACCGTGGAGGAAATGGGCCAGGGCCTGCCGAGCTGGCTGCCCACCCGGACGATCAACCTGGGCCTCGACCTCCAGGGCGGCTCCCACCTGCTGCTCGAGGTAGAGGTGGACACCGTCATCACCGAACGCCTGAACGGCTTGGTGGACAGTGCCCGCACCGCCCTGCGGGAGGCCCGCATCGGCTACACCGACCTGGGCGTCCAGGACGGCGCCGTGACCTTCGCCGTGCGCGACCCGGCGGATCGGGAACGGGCCTATCAGCTGGCCCGGGGGCTCGACAGCGACCTCGCGGTGGAGGCCGGCGAAGGCGGCAGGATCAGCGCGCGCCTGACCGAGGCCGCGGTTGAGGCGCGTAAGCGGTCGGCGGTCGACCAGTCGATCGAGATCATCCGCCGCCGCATCGACGAGACCGGCACCCGCGAGCCGACCATCCAGCGCCAGGGCGAGGACCGCATCCTGGTGCAGCTTCCCGGCCTGCAGGACCCCGAACGGGTCAAGCGGCTGATCGGCCAGACCGCCAAGCTCAACTTCCGTTTCGTCGACCAGTCGGTCAGCGCGGCCGACGCAGCCGCCCGCCGCCTCCCGGCGGGGACCGAGCTTCTGCCGTCGGCCGAGGTGCCGGGCCAGACCTACGTCGTCAACCGCCGGGTCATCGTCGGCGGCGACACGCTGGTGGACGCCCAGCCGTCGTTCCAGAACGGCGAACCGGTCGTCAGCTTCAAATTCGATTCGGTCGGCGCCCGTCGGTTCGGCGATGCGACCCGCGACAATGTCGGCCGTCCCTTCGCGATCGTGCTGGACGAGAAGGTGATCAGCGCGCCGGTCATCCGGGAACCGATCCTGGGCGGCAGCGGCGTCATCTCCGGCAACTTCACGGTCCAGGCGGCCCAGGACCTGGCGCTGCTGCTGCGCGCCGGCGCGCTGCCCGCGCCGCTCACCATCCTGGAGGAACGGACCGTCGGTCCTGGCCTCGGCGCCGACAGCATCGAGGCGGGCAAGATCGCGAGCCTGCTCGGCCTCGTCCTGGTCGTGGTCTTCATGGGCGCGTCCTACGGCTTGTTCGGCCTGATGGCCAACGTGGCCCTGATGTTCAACATCGCCCTGATCTTCGCGGCCCTGTCGATCCTCCAGGCGACCCTGACGCTTCCCGGGATCGCCGGCATCGTGCTGACGATCGGCATGGCGGTGGACGCCAACGTGCTGATCTTCGAGCGGATCCGGGAGGAGATGCTGAACGGGCGAAGCCCGGTCGCGGCGATCGACGCCGGCTACAGCCGCGCGCTGACCACGATCATCGACAGCAACCTGACGACCCTGATCGCGGCGCTGCTGCTGTTCAGCCTGGGCTCCGGCCCGGTCAAGGGGTTCGCGGTCACCCTCGCGATCGGCATCCTGACCTCCATGTTCACCGCGGTCATGGTCACCCGCCTGATGGTGGTCACCTGGCTCCGCCGCACCCGGCCGCGCGCCATCCCGATTTGA
- the yajC gene encoding preprotein translocase subunit YajC, producing the protein MFVSTAYAQAADGAGAAGLMSFLPLILIFVVFYFLLIRPQQKKLKEHKSMLEALRRGDRVVTGGGIVGTITKVGTDDELVVEIAEGVRVRVLRSTINMVLAKTEPAKGGRTAAGATADGKDAEAVETTVEPVQDNATGPSRGIGKMFGRK; encoded by the coding sequence ATGTTCGTATCAACGGCCTATGCACAGGCCGCGGATGGGGCGGGAGCGGCTGGCCTGATGTCGTTTCTGCCGCTGATCCTGATCTTCGTCGTCTTCTATTTCCTGCTGATTCGTCCGCAGCAAAAGAAGCTGAAAGAGCATAAGTCCATGCTCGAGGCGTTGCGCCGAGGCGACCGGGTCGTCACCGGCGGCGGCATCGTCGGCACCATCACGAAGGTCGGCACCGACGACGAGCTGGTGGTCGAGATCGCCGAGGGCGTCCGCGTCCGTGTGCTTCGCTCCACGATCAACATGGTGCTGGCGAAGACCGAGCCCGCCAAGGGCGGCCGGACAGCCGCGGGCGCGACGGCCGACGGCAAGGATGCCGAGGCGGTCGAGACGACCGTCGAGCCGGTGCAGGACAACGCCACCGGACCGAGCCGCGGCATCGGCAAGATGTTCGGCCGCAAGTAA
- a CDS encoding ATP-binding protein: protein MQTASDKDDTSLPVLLARIADALERLAPPPAPSPDLSGADAFTWHAEGRRLVPVPQVNRVELPLLQGVMRQRDTLLENTRRFADGLPANNALLWGARGMGKSSLVKAVHATVSEEMPGVLALVEIHREDIPSLPELLNLLRASKRRFVLFCDDLSFDHDDAAYKSLKAVLDGGIEGRPANVVFYATSNRRHLMSRDMIENERSTAINPHESVEEKVSLSDRFGLWLGFHNCDQQTFFAMVEGYADRFGLDMARDQLRAEAIEWSMTRGSRSGRVAWQFIQDLAGRLGQRLD from the coding sequence GTGCAAACAGCTTCAGACAAAGACGATACATCCCTGCCCGTCCTGCTCGCCCGAATCGCGGACGCGCTCGAGCGTCTCGCCCCGCCGCCGGCCCCGTCGCCGGACCTGTCCGGGGCCGACGCCTTCACTTGGCATGCCGAGGGCCGGCGCCTCGTCCCGGTGCCCCAGGTCAACCGGGTGGAGCTGCCGCTCCTCCAGGGGGTCATGCGCCAGCGCGATACCCTGCTGGAGAACACCCGCCGCTTCGCCGACGGGCTGCCGGCCAACAACGCGCTGCTGTGGGGCGCGCGGGGCATGGGCAAGAGCTCCCTGGTGAAGGCCGTCCACGCGACGGTATCCGAGGAAATGCCGGGCGTGCTCGCCCTGGTGGAGATCCACCGGGAGGACATCCCCTCCCTGCCGGAGCTGCTGAACCTGCTGCGCGCCTCGAAGCGCCGCTTCGTGCTGTTCTGCGACGACCTGTCGTTCGACCATGACGACGCCGCGTACAAGTCGCTGAAGGCGGTGCTGGACGGCGGCATCGAGGGGCGCCCGGCCAACGTCGTGTTCTACGCCACGTCGAACCGGCGCCACCTGATGTCGCGCGACATGATCGAGAATGAGCGATCGACCGCGATCAACCCCCACGAATCGGTCGAGGAGAAGGTATCGCTGTCGGATCGTTTCGGCCTGTGGCTTGGCTTCCACAACTGCGACCAGCAAACCTTCTTCGCGATGGTCGAAGGCTACGCCGATCGTTTCGGGCTCGACATGGCCCGGGACCAGCTTCGGGCGGAGGCGATCGAGTGGTCGATGACCCGCGGCAGCCGGTCGGGCCGCGTCGCCTGGCAGTTCATCCAGGACCTGGCCGGCCGTCTGGGGCAACGTCTCGACTGA
- a CDS encoding peptidoglycan DD-metalloendopeptidase family protein: MEPRKRLALFAALAIAGCTRADAPAPVSIYREQPAPSAPGMITVARGDNVYEIARRYNVPMREVIELNGLKPPYGLAVGQRLRLPTARFYTVQRGDTISSISRMHRVGMSELARTNGLKEPFAIKVGQQLQLPGGPDTMVAQAPAADVGQRNALGSGRVPEAAPRPTVSAQALPPPPAQPVPQPVPQTQYPPYSPRPGYGAVQSGPLPTPAPEPIPAPPVMATPAPVHPVPVPAPQPNGQVAAVEPPPAPAAARPVPRIPVKPPQATAPAPAPTPPAAVPAPPAAAPPPAVAAKPPAIETPEPRSSGRFQWPVRGTILSEFGPKPGGLHNDGLNISAPKGTAVVAAENGVVAYAGNELRGFGNLLLIRHADGWMSAYAHLDEMLVDRGATVKRGQKIGTVGSTGNVSSPQLHFELRKSNRAMDPRDHLSGERRVSRDVAPDGRPGPG, encoded by the coding sequence ATGGAACCGCGGAAGCGACTGGCCCTCTTCGCCGCTCTCGCCATCGCGGGGTGTACGCGCGCCGACGCGCCGGCGCCGGTGTCGATCTACCGGGAGCAGCCGGCACCCTCGGCCCCGGGAATGATCACGGTGGCGCGGGGCGACAATGTCTATGAGATCGCGCGCCGGTACAATGTACCCATGCGCGAGGTGATCGAGCTGAACGGCCTCAAGCCCCCCTACGGCCTTGCCGTCGGCCAGCGCCTCCGACTGCCCACGGCCCGGTTCTACACCGTGCAGCGCGGCGACACGATCTCCAGCATCTCGCGCATGCATCGGGTCGGCATGTCCGAACTGGCGCGGACGAACGGCTTGAAGGAACCGTTCGCGATCAAGGTGGGCCAGCAGCTCCAGTTGCCGGGCGGCCCGGACACGATGGTCGCCCAGGCTCCGGCCGCGGATGTGGGCCAGCGAAATGCCCTGGGGTCCGGCCGGGTGCCGGAAGCGGCGCCGCGCCCGACCGTCTCGGCGCAGGCGCTGCCGCCTCCGCCGGCCCAGCCGGTGCCGCAACCCGTGCCTCAGACGCAGTATCCGCCCTACTCGCCGCGTCCGGGGTACGGTGCGGTGCAGTCCGGTCCCCTGCCGACGCCCGCTCCGGAGCCGATCCCCGCGCCGCCGGTCATGGCGACGCCCGCTCCGGTCCACCCGGTTCCGGTACCGGCACCGCAGCCGAACGGTCAGGTCGCCGCCGTGGAGCCTCCGCCCGCGCCGGCGGCAGCCCGGCCGGTGCCCCGGATTCCGGTGAAGCCGCCCCAGGCCACCGCGCCCGCTCCGGCGCCCACGCCGCCCGCAGCCGTCCCGGCACCGCCCGCGGCCGCTCCTCCCCCTGCCGTGGCGGCCAAGCCGCCCGCCATCGAAACGCCGGAACCGCGCAGTTCCGGCCGGTTCCAGTGGCCGGTCAGGGGCACCATCCTGTCGGAGTTCGGACCCAAGCCGGGCGGCCTTCACAATGACGGGCTGAACATCAGCGCGCCGAAGGGGACGGCCGTCGTGGCGGCGGAGAACGGCGTCGTGGCCTATGCCGGCAACGAGCTGCGCGGCTTCGGCAACCTGCTGCTGATCCGGCACGCCGACGGCTGGATGAGCGCCTACGCCCACCTGGACGAGATGCTGGTGGATCGCGGCGCCACGGTGAAGCGCGGGCAGAAGATCGGCACCGTCGGCAGCACCGGCAACGTCTCCTCCCCGCAGCTCCATTTCGAACTGCGCAAGTCCAACCGGGCGATGGACCCTCGCGACCACCTCTCCGGCGAGCGGCGCGTCAGTCGAGACGTTGCCCCAGACGGCCGGCCAGGTCCTGGATGA
- a CDS encoding protein-L-isoaspartate(D-aspartate) O-methyltransferase, producing the protein MSIDARKIRLIMQLRRSGVTDTAVLAVIERLPREAFVPPSFLDQAYEDMALPIGSGQTISQPLVVAMMTQALELHNRLKVLEIGTGSGYQAAVLSRLTRRVYTIERHRPLLRDAEARFHQLGLHNITTRAGDGTKGWPEQAPFDRILVTAAADGAIPQDLTDQLAVGGVMVVPLGNDRRDQRVYRIRRTETGLHREELWPVRFVPLLPEPVPVPVARVRTS; encoded by the coding sequence TTGAGCATCGATGCGCGCAAGATCCGCCTGATCATGCAGCTTCGCCGGTCGGGCGTGACCGACACGGCGGTGCTGGCCGTGATCGAGCGCTTGCCGCGCGAAGCGTTCGTCCCGCCGTCCTTCCTGGATCAGGCGTACGAGGACATGGCCCTGCCGATCGGGTCCGGCCAGACGATCAGCCAGCCGCTGGTGGTCGCCATGATGACCCAGGCGCTGGAGCTGCATAACCGGCTGAAGGTGCTGGAGATCGGCACCGGCTCCGGCTATCAGGCCGCCGTCCTGTCGCGGCTTACCCGGCGGGTCTACACGATCGAGCGGCACCGTCCGCTCCTGCGCGACGCCGAGGCCCGGTTCCATCAACTGGGGCTGCACAACATCACCACCCGCGCGGGCGACGGCACCAAGGGGTGGCCCGAGCAGGCGCCGTTCGACCGCATCCTGGTGACCGCCGCGGCCGACGGCGCGATACCGCAGGACCTGACCGACCAGCTCGCGGTCGGCGGCGTCATGGTCGTCCCGCTGGGGAACGACCGGCGGGACCAGCGGGTCTATCGGATTCGCCGCACCGAGACCGGCCTGCACAGGGAGGAATTGTGGCCCGTACGGTTCGTGCCCCTGCTTCCCGAACCGGTCCCGGTTCCGGTCGCCCGCGTCCGCACGTCGTGA